One part of the Budorcas taxicolor isolate Tak-1 chromosome 22, Takin1.1, whole genome shotgun sequence genome encodes these proteins:
- the ACAA2 gene encoding 3-ketoacyl-CoA thiolase, mitochondrial → MALLRGVFIVAAKRTPFGAYGGLLKDFTPTDMAEFAARAALSAGKVSPETVDSVVVGNVMQSSSDAIYLARHVGLRVGIPKETPAITINRLCGSGFQSIVSGCQEICSRDSEVVLCGGTESMSQAPYCVRNIRFGTKLGSELKLEDTLWTGLTDSHIQMPMAITAENLAVKHQISREDCDRYALQSQQRWKAANDAGYFDNEMAPIEVKTRKGKQTMQVDEHPRPQTTMEQLNKLPPVFKKEGTVTAGNASGVSDGAGAVIIASEDAVKKHNFTPLARIVGYFVSGCDPTIMGIGPVPAISGALKKTGLSLKDMDLVEVNEAFAPQYLAVEKSLNLDPSKTNVNGGAIALGHPLAGSGSRITAHLVHELRRRGGKYAVGSACIGGGQGIAVIIENTA, encoded by the exons GTGTGTTCATCGTTGCTGCTAAGCGGACCCCCTTTGGAGCTTATGGAGGTCTTCTGAAAGACTTCACACCTACTGACATGGCTGAGTTTGCTGCCAGGGCTGCCTTGTCTGCTGGCAAAGTCTCACCTGAAACTGTTGACAGTGTCGTTGTAGGCAATGTCATGCAG AGTTCTTCAGATGCTATATACTTGGCAAGACATGTTGGTTTGCGTGTGGGAATCCCAAAAGAGACCCCAGCTATCACTATTAACAGGCTCTGTGGCTCTGGTTTCCAGTCCATTGTGAGTGGATGTCAG GAAATTTGTTCTAGAGACTCTGAAGTTGTCCTGTGTGGAGGAACTGAAAGCATGAGCCAGGCTCCCTACTGTGTCAGAAATATTCGTTTTGGAACTAAGCTTGGATCAGAGCTCAAG CTGGAAGACACTCTGTGGACAGGATTAACAGATTCGCATATCCAAATGCCGATGGCAATTACTGCAGAGAATCTTGCTGTAAAACATCAAATAAGCAGAGAAGATTGTGACAGATACGCCCTGCAGTCACAGCAGAGGTGGAAAGCTG CTAATGATGCTGGCTACTTTGATAATGAGATGGCACCAATTGAGGTgaagacaaggaaaggaaaacagacaaTGCAAGTAGATGAACATCCTCGGCCCCAAACAACCATGGAGCAGTTGAATAAACTTCCTCCAGTGTTCAAGAAAGAAGGAACCGTTACTGCAGGGAATGCGTCG GGGGTTTCTGATGGTGCTGGAGCTGTTATCATAGCTAGTGAAGATGCTGTTAAAAAACATAACTTCACACCACTGGCAAGAATTGTGGGATATTTTGTGTCTGGATGTGATCCCACTATCATGGGTATTG GTCCTGTCCCTGCTATCAGTGGAGCACTGAAGAAAACAGGGCTGAGTCTTAAGGATATGGATTTGGTAGAA GTGAATGAAGCTTTTGCTCCTCAGTACTTGGCAGTTGAAAAGAGTTTGAATCTTGACCCAAGTAAGACCAATGTGAATGGAGGAGCCATTGCTTTGGGTCACCCATTAGCAGGATCTGGGTCAAGAATTACCGCACACCTGGTTCATGAATTAAG GCGTCGGGGTGGAAAATATGCTGTAGGATCAGCCTGCATTGGAGGTGGCCAAGGAATTGCGGTCATCATTGAGAACACAGCCTGA